One Lepus europaeus isolate LE1 chromosome 7, mLepTim1.pri, whole genome shotgun sequence DNA segment encodes these proteins:
- the LOC133764274 gene encoding olfactory receptor 10AG1-like, whose translation MLNFMFLQMGHQKRSQEENITELVEFVLLGFCDVPHLQWLLFGLFLAIYVIILLGNGTILLITKVDSTLQTPMYFFLGNFSFLEICYVSLTLPRMLANLGTQRRTISLVACATQMCCVLTLGATECFLLAVMACDRYLAICNPLHYPLIMNHKVCIQLVAGSWLSGVPVQIGQTFWIFSLPFCGSNQINHFFCDIRPVLRLACGETFMNEVMVYGAAVLLVSVPFLLILISYSKIIFTVLKLPSATSRTKAFSTCSSHLTVVMLFFGSAIITYLRSNNSHSSGTDKVLSLFYTIVTPMFNPLIYSLRNKDVIRALRRLVCK comes from the coding sequence ATGCTAAACTTCATGTTTTTACAGATGGGGCACCAGAAACGATCACAGGAAGAAAACATAACTGAATTGGTGGAATTTGTTCTTTTGGGCTTTTGTGATGTTCCCCATCTCCAGTGGTTGCTTTTTGGATTGTTCCTAGCCATCTATGTCATTATTCTATTGGGCAACGGCACCATATTACTGATAACAAAAGTGGACTCTACCCTCCAGACCCCCATGTATTTTTTCCTTGGGAATTTTTCCTTCTTAGAAATCTGTTATGTGTCACTTACGCTCCCCAGAATGCTCGCAAATCTTGGAACCCAAAGAAGAACAATCTCTTTAGTTGCCTGTGCTACACAAATGTGCTGTGTTCTTACACTGGGTGCCACTGAGTGTTTCCTCCTGGCTGTGATGGCCTGTGATCGCTACCTGGCCATTTGCAACCCTCTGCACTACCCTCTCATCATGAACCACAAGGTTTGCATCCAGCTGGTGGCTGGCTCATGGCTCAGCGGAGTTCCAGTCCAGATAGGGCAGACCTTCTGGattttctctctgccattctgcggTTCCAACCAAATCAACCACTTCTTCTGTGATATCCGGCCAGTGCTTAGGCTGGCTTGTGGGGAAACCTTCATGAACGAGGTGATGGTCTACGGAGCTGCAGTGTTGTTGGTCTCTGTTCCATTTTTGCTAATACTTATTTCCTAcagcaaaatcatttttacagttttaaaattgCCTTCAGCCACAAGTCGAACCAAAGCTTTCTCTACCTGTTCATCTCATCTTACAGTTGTGATGTTATTCTTTGGATCAGCCATTATTACGTATTTAAGATCCAACAACAGTCATTCATCAGGAACTGACAAAGTGCTTTCTCTTTTCTATACTATTGTGACTCCCATGTTTAACCCCTTGATATATAGTCTAAGGAACAAGGATGTCATAAGGGCTCTGAGAAGGTTAGTATGTAAatga